GCATATAAATTTTTAATTTCTTGTCTCTATTTTAATAAAACTCCAGCTGAAGAATCCAGCTGAAGAAATGGAAATATTTGAAACTTTAAATTCAAAAGGAACTGAATTAGATTCTTTTGATATGATTAAAAACTTTTTATTTAATTTAGTTGATAAAGATATCTTTTTAGAAAAAGAAGCTAAAATAACAAAAATATTTAATGAATACATGAGTTTCGACGATTCAAAAATAGAACAAGAAAAAAAAGAAAAATTCAAGAAACGTTTTTATTTAGTTATTGTGAATATAAATTATTAAATTTTAAGCAATTAGATAATAATTTAAATAAAAACAAAAAATCAATATTAAAACACTTTAAAAAAATATATGGAAATAAAAATAACATTGATGTTAATGAATTTAAAAAAATGTTTCTGAAATAGGTAAATACGTAGCTTTAACAAAAACATTTGAATCAAGAAATTATGAAAATAACACGTATGACTTATTGTTTCCACTAAGATATAACATTGCAAATATTGCGCATAAATATATATCATTATTTATAATATTTTATATAATTGATATTTTTGCAAAAAGTAAATGAGATTCTTATAGTAAAACACTTGATTACAGTGATAAAACAGAATTAATGAAGAAAACACTATTTGAGTTTGAAAAATGAATTATTTCGTTACTACAAGTTTCAGAATCAGGTCAGTCATTAACAAAAATAATTTTAAGATTGTTTAGATTTTTAAATTTTTATGATACATCTAATTATGCTATACAAGAACAAATACCAAGTATGATAAGAAAATGACTGGCAATGAAAACAGAGGATTCATTTACATTTCAAAGCAAACAACAAAAAAACTATTACTTGAAAATATTGATTTAAAAATTCCAACAAGCGAAAACAAGCGAACAATTTTATAATTCTTTAATAAGCAAAAAAGTGCAGAATAAAAATATAGCGATGGTTTTATTGAAAAGGTTGAAAAGTAAATTAATTAATAATTGAGAAATTAAACGAGATAAAAATTCTTTGAAACATATTATGCCAAAAACAATTAAAAAGACCAATTGAAATGACTTTTTAAAAAATGAAGAATGAGATTTAACTGAAAAAGATGTACTTGATAAACATGCTCAATATATTGATAAAATTGGAAATTATTTAATACTTGATAAAAACAAAGAAAATTACAAAGTATCAAACGGTAAATTTAATTTAAAAAGAATGGAATTTATAAAGTGAAATAATCCACTGTGTACATGATTTTTGATTTTAGTAACAATATAAATTTACTGACAACAGAAAAATTTGGTTTTGATGAAATTGATGAAAGATCAAAGGCTATTTCAAAAATAATAATTAAGAAATTTATTATAAAAACAATTAATAAACTTAGTGTATCTAAGTTTATTTGTTAAAATTAATAAGAAAATATTTTTAAAGGGGTCAAATGAGTAAAAAAGTAACACTAATACTAATTGCTGGGGGTACTGCTTCAGGAAAAACTACAGTAGCTGATAGAATAGCAAATGAAATTCTTAAAGGTAAATCAGTTACTCATATTTCAATGGATAACTATTACAAAGATTTTGGAGAATTAACTTTAGAAGAAAGACGAAAAATTAATTTTGATCACCCAAATAGCGTGGATACAGAATTATTATTAAATGATTTAAATGCTTTAAAAGATTATCAACCTATTAAAATGTTTGTTTATGATTTTAAAACATCTTCAAGAACAAGCGAAACAATTACAGTTAAACCAAGTGATGTTGTCATACTTGATGGTATCTTTGCATTAGCAATAAAAGAAATAAGAAAACTTGGGGACATTAAAATCTTTATTAAAACTGCCAATGATTTAAGATTTATTAGACGTTTACAAAGAGATGTTAACGAAAGAGGCAGAACATTAGATAGTGTTGTTGATCAATACTTAAACGAAGTTAAACCTATGCATGATGCTTTTATTGGCCCAAGCATTGAATATGCTGATTTAATTATTCCATATAAAGAAGGCAATGATGTTGCTGTTGATTTAGTTGTAACAAAAATATTAGCTTTATTATCATAAAAGAACATTTAAAAGTGTATTAATATTATAATAAAAATTATAATTAGCAAAATAAATGTTATTGAAGGATAGATGAGACAATATTATGAAATTAAAAACGATTTGTGAGTAAATTATATTTTTTTTGGTGTCTAGCTTTAAAGTAGACAAAAACTTTTTTAGATGTAATTTCATTATAGCAAGAATTACATATTATGTGTAATTTTTTATTTTATTTTTAAAAAACAACGCTAAAAAGTTTTTAACAACATTAAAAAATTTAAAATATTCAGTTTCTTATGTTAATCAAAAATCTAATGATTAAACTTAAAATAATTATTTATTTTAAATACTCTTTGAGATAAAAAGTTAACTACATTTCTTAAAGTATATGTTGCTTTTTTAAAACCTAAAGGGGCTTTTAAAACATTACAAATATCTGTTTCAGCATACACACCAATATAGTTTTTTCCTGATTGAGGAATTATCCCATCTCGATTGTATTTAAAGTAATCCATTATTTGTTTCGAAACATGCAAGCCAGTTTCTTTTAAAAAATGAATAAGTTTATCAGCCTTACCATTTTTAAATAGTTTTACACCAAATTTATATAAATATCAGTTACTAGATTCATACTTGTTCTTTCCTCGTACAAATAAATCTTTTAAATATTTAATTCCATGAAATCGATCTAAATGAAATTCAGCATTCATTTCTCTAGCTATTTTTTTAACTCACTTAGCACCATCGCTACCAATTGTAATTTTTGCTTTTGAGAAATTTTCATAGTATGTATTTGCTCAAAAATTAATTTTATTAATTGTATCTTGTCATTTTATTGGATTTTCTTTATTACCTATTATGTAAAAAACTCTTTTATTTTGTAAGACACCTCTTTTTCTAGTTTTAGATGATTTACTTTCTTTATATTCAACTCCAATATTAAAACTCACAACTCTGACTGAAAATTTAAATACTTTTCTATTTTTCCTATATTTTATATATCCATCATCCATATTAATGTACAAGTTGTGACATTTGTTAATTTTACTTTACTTTGAATTTTTAAAAGTTTACTTGAATTATCTATACTATTGAATATCCTACCTATTGTTGTTTCAGAAACATTAGCATAACCTAAAGTATCTATTACATCCTTGTAACGTTTTCCAGTTCCAATATAATCTAAAACCTTATTTTTTAAGCTAGGTAATATTCTTATATATTTTTCTAAACCTAAATGCTGATCTAAAAGATAAATAAATTTATTTTCTTTTACATAGGATTTTTAAGATTACCAGTTATTAATGCTTTAACCAAAGCATCAGCTCTTTTAACAATCAATTCAGACTCAATTTGAGCCATTAAAGCAGCTTTGTCGTAAAGTTCTGGGTTTGCATCTAAATAGTCTACAATAGGCTTAATATTTGCTTTTCATCATTTATTTTCAGCTGAAGGCAAACCGTCAACTAATATTCCATGTCCAAAAGTAAGCAAAGACAAAGGCCAAATATAAGGATCTTTTTTTGGTTCTTTTCATTGCTTTTCAGCAGGATAACCTTTATGGTGATAATCTCACGAATAACTTTCTCATATTGGGACTTTTGTATACTCAAATAATCAATGTTTTTCACATTTTTTATTATATTCGTTTTTCCCTGTGCCCTCTGCAATATTTCTTAAACGCTTTTAAATAAATGTCCAAATTTATATCTTCAGTTCAAAGATTTTCATTTTTAGCAAGTGCTAAATAAACAATCCAAGTTTTTGTTCTATTGTATCGTCATAAAGTACCATAGCCATATTTTTCTTCATTTAATCAAAATTTCTTTTCGCTATCTTTAAAAGATTGATGAAATGCTTTATCTTCTTTTTTGTTTTCTAATCATTTACCTAATCCATGATTTTCACATCCGATTTTTACATTCTTTTATTATAAATATAATATTACATAAGAGTTTTAATAGCCTTTTTAGCTTGCTTAGATTCTTGTTTAGCAAGTTTTGTTTTTTGTTTTTTGTTTTTTGCTCTTTCAGCATTTTTTTCATGAAGTGCCATTCTTTTTTGACGATATTTATCAGTTTCAATATTTTTTTTAAGTTTTGGTTGTTCGTTTAGTCTTTGTTCTGCAATTTGTTTTTGTTGTTTAAGTTATCTATTTTCTTTCAACCTCATATCAATATTTTTAGTTTTATCATTTAAAACATATTTAGTTTCTAAAGTGACATTCAAGTTCATTGCTACTTGTCGTTTTGTTTCAAATAATGGCTTAGCATTAATTATGTTACCATCAGCATCAGTTTGTCTAAAACCAGATAGAGCGTTACTTGCTTTTTTGAATAGCACTAGTTTTAAGATTTTCTCAACATTTTCTAATTTTTTCTCTAGTAGCAACAGATTTATAAGATTTACTTTTGAATTTACTTGCAGCATATATAGTACCAACACCAATACCACCAGCAATTTTAGTACCAATTTTAATTCTATTTTTTCAGTGTCTCAATGCATTTGTTAAAATGTTTTCTTCGCCAAGTGGTGCATTTTTTAACCCTCTACCACCTATACCTGGAACATTTCTACTAAGATTGCTTTTTCTTTTTTATTCTATTTGCTGTATTATACATTTCTGCAGCTTTTAAACCAATGTTTCTTGCTGCCATCATTCCAACTCCTGATGCTTTTACAACTCCTTTTGCAGCTGACATTACATCTTTATCAATTGATCGTTTACCACCTGCAAATTGAGATGCTAAACTTGGACCAATAATTAAGAAACTTGCACCAGCTCAAATTATAACTAATAAGAATGCAGTATCTATCATTCCACCAGCTCCGCTTATAACATCACATGGATGAATTTTAATTAATGTATTTAATAAAATACCAATTACTAAAAATATTGAAACTCCAATTGCCATAGATACAAATTTATTAATAATTTGTTCTTTTCATAGTTTTAAACGCGCTCCATCATCATTTACCATTGTAGCTGCAGCTAATGGTCATTTAATGAATATTTTTTACAAGATAAAATTTCCAATTTAGATCAAAATGTGATAAAAAAACAATTACAATTAGAAGATATGAAATTTGAATATATTAAATTAACAGAAAAGGTGACCTAATGGAAATAAAAGAATTACAAAAAATTGTTATTAAGAATGACTACATACTTTTAAAAGAGAGTACTGAAAAAAAATATTATATTTTTCGAAAATTGGATAAACAAATTAAAAATTTAAAAGATAGTAAAAATATAATAGTTAAAGAAGATGAAGAAGTAACATATCATTCAGCTGTTATTTTTGAAGAACAACAATATGAATCTTTAAAGGTTAACCAAAAGATAGATGAATCTTTTATGCTTAATTTATTTGATTTTATTTCTTCGAAGAAGTGAAGCATAAATGAAATGCTATGCTATATTAACTTAAAAAATGATTTTACAAAATAAAAACATAATGGAATTAACTGAAATGAGAGGATTATTTGCTGAGTTAGAATGCTGTATTAAATATAATTTAATACCTAGCAAAAACAATAATTCAATATTTGATTTTATTTTTGAAAGCAATGACATTGAAATAAAATCTTATTCTAAAGTAAAAAGAGATGTTATTTTATCTTATCAACAACTCACAAATAATTCAAAGGCAAAATTATTTTTAGTTGAAGTTATAGAGTCATCAGAGGGTAAAACTATTTTTGAATTGTTTAAAAAGATCAACACTAAATATAAAAATAAATTTAAAGACATATATAAATATTCAGAATCAGCGCAGGAAACTAAATTTTTAGCGACAAAAATAAATATAGTAGAAATGAAAAAGTTTCTAAAGGCTTAAAAATGCCTAAAAAACTAAAGATAAA
This region of Mesoplasma melaleucae genomic DNA includes:
- the udk gene encoding uridine kinase, which produces MSKKVTLILIAGGTASGKTTVADRIANEILKGKSVTHISMDNYYKDFGELTLEERRKINFDHPNSVDTELLLNDLNALKDYQPIKMFVYDFKTSSRTSETITVKPSDVVILDGIFALAIKEIRKLGDIKIFIKTANDLRFIRRLQRDVNERGRTLDSVVDQYLNEVKPMHDAFIGPSIEYADLIIPYKEGNDVAVDLVVTKILALLS
- a CDS encoding PD-(D/E)XK motif protein, whose translation is MELTEMRGLFAELECCIKYNLIPSKNNNSIFDFIFESNDIEIKSYSKVKRDVILSYQQLTNNSKAKLFLVEVIESSEGKTIFELFKKINTKYKNKFKDIYKYSESAQETKFLATKINIVEMKKFLKA